Proteins encoded by one window of Hafnia alvei:
- the cbl gene encoding HTH-type transcriptional regulator Cbl: MNFQQLKIIRESARCNFNLTEVANMLYTSQSGVSRHIRELEDELGLEIFVRHGKRILGLTEPGKALLTVVERTLDEASNIRRIAEDFTQQSSGILVIATTHTQARYSLPPVLKNFRQRFPQVRLVLNQGSPQEIRAMLHNGDADIGIASECLTESPAIAAFPWFNWQHALLVPQTHPLIELPITLESVSQFPLITYRQGITGRSRIDQAFSVAGLAPDIVLSAQDSDVVKTYVELGFGVGILAEQACQQGATQQLVTLDASALFAPNTAWIGVRKGQIQRDYVWQLIELCNPALTPAQIKTQVMQFEDPSIIDYQI, encoded by the coding sequence ATGAACTTCCAACAACTGAAGATCATCCGCGAGTCTGCGCGTTGCAACTTCAATCTCACTGAAGTCGCTAACATGCTCTATACCTCTCAGTCGGGAGTTAGTCGCCATATCCGTGAGCTAGAAGATGAGCTGGGGCTGGAGATTTTCGTGCGCCACGGCAAGCGCATTCTGGGGCTTACAGAACCGGGGAAGGCGCTGCTGACGGTCGTTGAACGAACGTTGGACGAGGCTAGCAATATTCGGCGCATTGCAGAGGACTTCACCCAGCAATCGTCAGGTATTCTGGTCATCGCCACCACACACACCCAAGCGCGTTACAGCCTGCCTCCGGTATTGAAAAATTTTCGTCAGCGATTTCCACAGGTGCGCTTAGTGCTTAATCAAGGCTCGCCGCAGGAAATTCGCGCTATGCTACATAACGGCGATGCCGATATTGGTATCGCCAGTGAGTGTTTAACGGAGTCGCCTGCCATTGCCGCTTTTCCGTGGTTTAACTGGCAACATGCGCTTTTAGTTCCACAAACTCATCCGTTGATTGAATTGCCGATTACGCTGGAGAGCGTGAGCCAATTTCCGTTAATAACCTATCGGCAAGGCATCACTGGGCGCTCACGTATCGATCAGGCGTTTAGCGTGGCGGGGCTAGCGCCTGATATCGTGCTTAGCGCTCAGGATTCGGACGTGGTCAAAACCTACGTTGAGCTGGGTTTTGGCGTTGGGATACTGGCTGAACAGGCGTGTCAGCAGGGGGCGACTCAGCAACTGGTCACGCTTGATGCAAGCGCTCTTTTTGCGCCAAATACGGCATGGATTGGGGTGAGGAAAGGGCAGATACAGCGTGATTATGTCTGGCAGCTCATTGAATTATGTAATCCAGCATTAACCCCAGCGCAAATAAAAACGCAGGTGATGCAGTTTGAAGACCCATCGATTATTGATTATCAAATTTGA
- the uspE gene encoding universal stress protein UspE translates to MAKYQNLLVAIDPNQDDQPALRRAVYLVQRNGGRITAFLSIYDFSYEMTTLLSPNERTSMRQGVISQRSAWIKEQCRYYLEAGVPIDIKVVWHNRPFEAIIQEVISGKYDLLLKMAHQHDRLESVIFTPTDWHLLRKCPCPVWMVKDQPWPQHGTALVAVNLSSEEPYHDPLNIKLVKESLELAEHVDHTSLHLVGAYPVTPINIAIELPDFDPSIYNDAIRGQHLLAMKALRQKFGMKEECTHVEKGLPEEVIPDVADHLNAGVVVLGTLGRTGISAAFIGNTAEHVIDHLKCDLLAIKPDGFQSPVELDDDDEHDDE, encoded by the coding sequence ATGGCGAAGTATCAGAATCTTCTGGTGGCTATTGACCCCAATCAGGATGATCAACCGGCGTTACGTCGTGCTGTTTATCTGGTCCAACGAAACGGTGGACGCATTACTGCGTTCCTGTCTATCTATGATTTTTCCTACGAAATGACAACGCTGTTGTCGCCAAATGAGCGCACCTCTATGCGTCAGGGCGTTATCAGCCAGCGTTCGGCGTGGATCAAAGAGCAGTGTCGCTATTATTTGGAAGCTGGCGTGCCAATTGATATCAAGGTGGTTTGGCATAACCGTCCTTTTGAAGCGATTATTCAGGAAGTCATCAGCGGTAAATACGATTTGCTGCTCAAGATGGCACATCAGCACGATCGCTTGGAGTCCGTTATTTTCACCCCTACCGATTGGCATTTATTACGTAAATGTCCTTGCCCTGTGTGGATGGTCAAAGACCAGCCATGGCCGCAGCACGGTACAGCGCTGGTGGCGGTCAATCTGTCGAGCGAAGAGCCCTATCATGACCCGCTAAACATTAAATTAGTGAAAGAGTCGCTCGAACTGGCGGAGCACGTGGACCATACTTCTCTGCACTTGGTTGGTGCCTACCCGGTTACGCCAATTAATATCGCCATCGAACTGCCGGACTTTGATCCGAGTATTTATAACGATGCGATTCGCGGACAGCATCTGCTGGCGATGAAAGCGTTGCGGCAGAAATTTGGCATGAAAGAAGAATGTACGCATGTCGAAAAAGGCCTGCCTGAAGAGGTGATCCCTGACGTTGCCGACCATTTGAACGCGGGCGTTGTGGTGCTTGGTACGCTAGGGCGAACCGGCATCTCCGCGGCATTTATTGGCAATACCGCAGAACATGTGATCGACCATCTGAAATGTGACCTGCTGGCCATTAAGCCTGATGGTTTCCAGTCGCCCGTTGAATTAGATGACGACGATGAACATGATGACGAATAA
- the ydgH gene encoding DUF1471 family protein YdgH encodes MKLKTTIIASALLSLTALSVQAAQELTPEKASELKPFERVTISGRFNAINDAASAVSRRADSMGADYFYIQDINNSNNGGNWRVTADVYKKDAETVKQTTNYRVFNGVKELPKTEAYLLQPYDTVTVSGFFRSQPDVTDAISRAAAKKGADSYFIVRQIDANSGGNQYITAYIYKADAPKRQVQSPDAIPADSEAGKAALAAGGAAAANVEIPGVASSGTPSTGVGRFFETQSSTGKRYTVTLPDGTQIQEVNNTTAAQMVPFDSVTFTGHFNSMTDVSSEVAKRAAKKGAKYYHITRQWQNKSGGNLTISADLFK; translated from the coding sequence ATGAAGCTGAAAACCACCATTATTGCATCAGCGTTATTGTCTCTTACTGCGCTGTCTGTTCAGGCCGCACAGGAACTCACACCAGAGAAAGCCTCCGAACTGAAGCCATTTGAACGAGTAACCATTAGCGGCCGCTTTAATGCGATCAACGATGCGGCAAGCGCGGTGTCTCGTCGGGCTGATAGCATGGGCGCAGACTATTTCTATATTCAGGACATCAATAACAGCAATAACGGCGGTAACTGGCGCGTAACGGCAGATGTGTATAAGAAAGACGCTGAAACCGTGAAACAAACCACAAACTATCGCGTATTCAACGGTGTTAAAGAGCTGCCTAAGACAGAGGCTTATCTGTTACAGCCTTATGACACCGTTACCGTCAGCGGTTTCTTCCGCAGTCAGCCTGATGTGACCGATGCGATTAGCCGTGCAGCGGCCAAGAAAGGCGCAGATTCCTACTTTATCGTGCGCCAAATTGATGCCAACAGCGGCGGCAACCAATATATTACAGCCTACATCTATAAAGCTGATGCGCCGAAACGTCAGGTTCAGAGTCCAGATGCGATCCCTGCCGATTCTGAAGCAGGTAAAGCCGCACTGGCTGCCGGTGGCGCAGCCGCTGCCAACGTTGAGATCCCTGGCGTAGCTTCATCAGGCACACCAAGCACTGGCGTAGGCCGCTTCTTCGAAACCCAGTCGTCTACCGGCAAGCGCTATACCGTTACGCTGCCAGACGGTACGCAGATTCAGGAAGTGAACAACACTACCGCGGCTCAAATGGTTCCATTTGACTCAGTCACCTTCACTGGGCATTTCAACAGCATGACCGATGTGTCTTCTGAAGTGGCTAAACGCGCAGCGAAGAAAGGTGCGAAGTACTACCACATTACGCGTCAGTGGCAGAATAAGAGCGGTGGTAACCTCACCATCAGTGCCGATCTGTTCAAATAA
- a CDS encoding methionine ABC transporter permease, producing MSIQLDRLWQGFIDTLLMVGVSSLLALLIGLPLAVILVVCSRNGLYEAPRIQQVLGWFVNLFRSVPFLILMVALIPFTRLIVGTTYGVWAAVVPLTVAATPFFARIAEVSLREVDHGLVEAAQAMGCKRLHIIWHVLLPEALPGIVSGFTITLVTMINASAMAGAIGAGGLGDLAYRYGYQRFDTQVMFTVIVALVALVTVLQFSGDKLSKRLNHR from the coding sequence ATGTCTATTCAGCTTGATCGTTTGTGGCAAGGATTTATTGATACGCTATTGATGGTGGGCGTTTCATCACTGCTGGCGCTGCTGATTGGCCTCCCACTGGCTGTGATTTTGGTGGTGTGCAGCCGTAACGGACTCTATGAAGCGCCGCGGATACAACAGGTATTGGGCTGGTTTGTGAATTTATTTCGCTCCGTGCCTTTCTTAATTCTGATGGTTGCGCTGATCCCTTTTACGCGATTAATTGTCGGAACGACCTACGGTGTTTGGGCCGCCGTGGTGCCGTTGACCGTGGCCGCAACGCCCTTCTTTGCGCGTATCGCAGAAGTAAGCCTGCGGGAAGTTGATCATGGTTTAGTGGAGGCTGCACAGGCGATGGGCTGCAAGCGACTGCACATCATTTGGCACGTTTTACTGCCCGAGGCATTACCGGGCATTGTCAGTGGTTTCACCATCACGTTGGTGACCATGATCAACGCCTCCGCCATGGCCGGTGCCATCGGTGCCGGTGGGCTGGGTGATTTAGCCTATCGCTACGGTTATCAGCGCTTTGATACGCAGGTTATGTTTACGGTGATTGTGGCGCTGGTTGCATTGGTTACCGTGTTGCAGTTCAGCGGAGACAAGCTGTCAAAGCGGTTAAATCATCGCTAG
- a CDS encoding LysR family transcriptional regulator yields the protein MQINLFELIKIFIEIVESGSFTRAAENLQIHRPAVTKALQQLEQHSGVRLLQRTTRQINLTPEGEDFYQRSKPLLAQADDLLESFAPDRPLSGQLRVDMPISFAALRVVPNLPDFYRMHPNIEIILSCSDRRRNMLREGLDCVLRMGELEDGDYISRPLGNIDMLTCASPAYLAAHGRLDTLEDLQHHQAVNWVNSSSRQSMPWIFKTETGTTEIHPPGKLVMDNSEAYIVAGLAGLGLLQGMRFFLQPYLDSGRLVEVLPNYPVPHRKLSLLYPHRHLSRKVRAFAEWLEALLRKS from the coding sequence ATGCAAATTAATCTTTTTGAATTAATTAAAATTTTTATCGAGATCGTTGAGTCTGGCAGTTTTACCCGCGCGGCAGAAAACCTACAAATTCACCGTCCCGCGGTGACTAAAGCTTTGCAGCAATTAGAGCAGCACAGCGGCGTGCGCCTGTTACAGCGCACGACACGCCAGATAAACCTGACGCCCGAAGGTGAAGATTTCTATCAACGCAGCAAGCCATTATTGGCGCAGGCGGATGATTTACTTGAATCCTTTGCACCAGATCGCCCTTTATCTGGGCAGCTACGCGTGGATATGCCGATCTCATTTGCCGCTTTGCGCGTAGTACCTAATTTGCCGGACTTTTATCGTATGCACCCCAATATCGAAATTATTCTCAGCTGCTCCGATCGTCGCCGAAATATGCTTCGCGAAGGTTTGGACTGCGTCTTGCGAATGGGAGAGCTAGAAGACGGCGACTATATCTCACGCCCGCTGGGCAATATTGACATGCTCACCTGCGCCAGTCCCGCCTATCTCGCCGCGCACGGTAGGTTAGATACCCTCGAAGACCTACAGCATCATCAGGCCGTTAACTGGGTGAATAGCAGCAGTCGTCAGTCAATGCCGTGGATATTCAAAACAGAGACAGGAACGACAGAAATTCACCCGCCGGGTAAACTGGTCATGGATAATTCTGAAGCCTACATCGTTGCAGGCCTTGCTGGCTTAGGGCTTTTACAGGGCATGCGCTTTTTTCTACAGCCTTATCTCGACAGTGGGCGACTGGTCGAGGTGTTGCCTAACTATCCAGTCCCGCACCGCAAGCTGTCGCTACTTTATCCACACCGCCACCTTTCAAGAAAGGTACGCGCATTTGCTGAATGGCTTGAGGCATTGTTGCGGAAAAGTTAA
- a CDS encoding methionine ABC transporter ATP-binding protein, with product MMNLSMLRLSELQLSMFNTAMLAESLREPAVLEQQEIQATENLPDVLNNHIVLADLNKTYANGVKALKDINLTIQRGEIFGIIGRSGAGKSSLIRTLNRLENPSSGTVAVNGVNIGALNEDELVAFRRRTGMIFQHFNLLSAKTVRENIELPLKVAGVSAAARKLKVDSLLKLVGLEARHNAYPAQLSGGQKQRVGIARALVHDPEILLCDEATSALDPETTHSILALLKSINQALKLTIVLITHEMEVIREICDRVVVLEHGEMIESGDVWQVFGEPQHEVTQTLLTPTRQNLPENIQAQLHPHPKSARDALLLRLSYSGFEASRPNLSALVKALGHDVQIISSSLDVIQQRTVGSVLLTAIPQFGATALINKAQKVATRVEALGYVYSA from the coding sequence ATGATGAATCTCTCTATGCTTCGCCTATCGGAGCTTCAACTCTCGATGTTCAACACCGCTATGCTGGCAGAAAGTCTGCGGGAGCCAGCGGTGCTAGAACAGCAAGAAATTCAAGCAACCGAAAATCTGCCTGACGTTCTCAATAATCATATTGTGTTGGCGGATCTGAACAAAACCTACGCCAACGGCGTGAAGGCGCTCAAAGACATTAATCTGACTATCCAGCGCGGTGAAATATTTGGCATTATTGGCCGCAGCGGCGCAGGAAAATCGTCTCTGATTCGCACGCTGAATCGTTTAGAAAATCCGTCATCGGGAACGGTGGCTGTGAACGGTGTCAATATTGGCGCATTGAATGAAGATGAGCTGGTTGCCTTTCGACGCCGTACCGGCATGATTTTTCAGCACTTCAACTTACTTTCGGCCAAAACCGTACGTGAAAATATCGAGTTGCCGCTCAAGGTCGCGGGCGTAAGCGCAGCGGCAAGAAAATTAAAGGTCGATAGCCTGCTGAAGTTGGTAGGTTTAGAGGCGCGACACAATGCTTATCCAGCGCAGCTTTCAGGTGGACAAAAACAGCGCGTGGGTATTGCTCGAGCCTTAGTGCATGATCCCGAGATTTTGCTGTGCGATGAAGCCACTTCGGCGCTCGATCCTGAGACTACGCATTCTATTCTGGCATTGCTTAAAAGCATCAACCAAGCGTTAAAGCTCACGATTGTACTGATTACCCACGAGATGGAAGTGATCCGTGAAATCTGCGACCGCGTAGTCGTCCTCGAACACGGCGAAATGATTGAATCCGGCGATGTCTGGCAGGTTTTTGGTGAGCCTCAACATGAGGTCACGCAAACATTGCTTACCCCGACGAGGCAGAATCTGCCGGAAAATATCCAAGCTCAACTACATCCGCACCCAAAATCTGCACGTGATGCGCTGTTGTTACGGCTCAGCTACAGTGGATTTGAAGCCAGCCGCCCAAACCTCAGTGCCTTGGTGAAGGCCTTAGGCCATGACGTGCAGATTATCAGCAGCTCTCTGGATGTCATCCAACAGCGTACTGTAGGCAGCGTTTTACTGACCGCTATTCCCCAATTCGGTGCTACTGCGCTGATAAACAAAGCGCAAAAAGTCGCTACCCGCGTGGAGGCATTAGGCTATGTCTATTCAGCTTGA
- a CDS encoding FNR family transcription factor produces the protein MIPEKRVIRRIQSGGCAIHCQDCSISQLCIPFTLNEHELDQLDNIIERKKPIQKGQALFKAGDELKSLYAIRSGTIKSYTITEQGDEQITAFHLAGDLVGFDAIGTQQHPSFAQALETSMVCEIPFETLDDLSGKMPSLRQQMMRLMSGEIKGDQDMILLLSKKNAEERLAAFIYNLSRRFAQRGFSPREFRLTMTRGDIGNYLGLTVETISRLLGRFQKSEILSVKGKYITIQDVDALSLLAGNPRSTNE, from the coding sequence ATGATTCCGGAAAAGCGCGTCATTCGTCGTATCCAGTCTGGCGGTTGTGCGATCCATTGTCAGGATTGCAGCATTAGCCAGCTGTGCATTCCTTTTACTCTTAATGAGCACGAGCTGGATCAGCTTGACAATATCATTGAGCGTAAAAAGCCGATTCAGAAAGGTCAGGCGTTGTTTAAAGCCGGTGACGAGCTGAAATCGCTGTATGCCATTCGCTCCGGAACCATCAAGAGCTACACCATTACCGAACAAGGTGATGAACAGATTACCGCATTCCATCTTGCGGGCGATCTGGTGGGTTTTGATGCTATCGGTACCCAGCAACATCCAAGTTTTGCTCAGGCACTTGAAACCTCAATGGTTTGTGAGATCCCATTCGAAACACTGGACGATCTCTCAGGTAAAATGCCGAGCCTGCGTCAGCAGATGATGCGTTTAATGAGCGGTGAAATCAAAGGCGATCAGGACATGATCCTGTTGCTGTCGAAGAAAAATGCCGAAGAACGTTTGGCAGCCTTCATCTATAATCTCTCTCGCCGCTTTGCCCAGCGTGGCTTCTCACCGCGTGAGTTCCGTTTGACCATGACGCGTGGCGACATCGGTAACTATCTGGGTCTGACCGTTGAAACCATCAGCCGTCTGCTGGGTCGTTTCCAGAAGAGTGAAATTTTAAGCGTTAAGGGCAAATACATCACCATTCAAGACGTAGACGCCCTTTCGCTGTTGGCTGGCAACCCTCGCTCAACCAACGAGTAA
- the pntB gene encoding Re/Si-specific NAD(P)(+) transhydrogenase subunit beta produces MSGGLVTAAYIVAAILFIFSLAGLSKHETSKQGNIFGVVGMAIALIATIFGPDSSNVGWIIVAMVIGGAIGIYLAKKVEMTEMPELVAVLHSFVGLAAVLVGFNSFIEHQPGSMEHVMENIHLTEVFLGIFIGAVTFTGSIVAFGKLRGTISSKPLMLPSRHKLNLAALVVSFLLMVWFVNTGSTSVQVMCVLLMTIIALAFGWHLVASIGGADMPVVVSMLNSYSGWAAAAAGFMLSNDLLIVTGALVGSSGAILSYIMCKAMNRSFFSVIAGGFGTDGSSTGEDQEMGEYRETTAEEVAEQLKGSSSVIITPGYGMAVAQAQYPVAEITAKLRAMGVKVRFGIHPVAGRLPGHMNVLLAEAKVPYDIVLEMDEINDDFADTDTVLVIGANDTVNPAAMEDPRSPIAGMPVLEVWKAQNVIVFKRSMNTGYAGVQNPLFFKDNTQMLFGDAKASVEAILRAL; encoded by the coding sequence ATGTCTGGAGGATTAGTTACTGCAGCATACATTGTTGCCGCAATCCTGTTTATTTTTAGTCTGGCGGGTCTGTCTAAACACGAAACGTCCAAGCAGGGTAATATTTTTGGCGTAGTCGGGATGGCCATTGCGTTGATCGCAACCATCTTTGGCCCCGATTCCAGCAACGTTGGCTGGATCATCGTTGCCATGGTGATCGGTGGTGCCATTGGTATCTATCTGGCGAAGAAAGTCGAAATGACCGAAATGCCAGAGCTGGTTGCCGTATTGCACAGCTTCGTGGGTTTAGCGGCCGTACTGGTCGGCTTTAACAGCTTTATCGAGCACCAGCCGGGTTCAATGGAACATGTGATGGAAAACATCCATCTGACCGAAGTGTTCCTCGGCATCTTCATCGGTGCGGTCACCTTCACCGGTTCTATCGTCGCATTTGGTAAACTGCGTGGCACGATTTCATCTAAGCCACTGATGTTACCAAGCCGTCACAAGCTGAACTTGGCTGCGCTGGTAGTCTCTTTCCTGCTGATGGTATGGTTCGTTAATACCGGTAGCACCAGCGTTCAGGTCATGTGCGTACTGCTGATGACAATCATTGCGCTGGCGTTTGGTTGGCATTTGGTGGCCTCAATTGGCGGCGCAGACATGCCGGTTGTGGTTTCTATGCTGAACTCCTATTCCGGTTGGGCCGCAGCGGCTGCGGGCTTCATGCTCAGCAACGATTTGCTGATTGTAACCGGTGCGTTGGTGGGGTCTTCCGGTGCCATCCTGTCTTACATCATGTGTAAGGCGATGAACCGCTCGTTCTTCAGCGTTATTGCCGGTGGTTTTGGTACCGATGGTTCTTCCACGGGTGAAGATCAGGAAATGGGTGAGTACCGTGAAACCACGGCTGAGGAAGTGGCTGAGCAGTTGAAAGGCTCTTCATCTGTGATTATCACCCCAGGCTACGGTATGGCCGTGGCTCAGGCGCAGTATCCGGTGGCAGAAATCACCGCGAAGCTACGTGCCATGGGCGTCAAAGTTCGCTTTGGTATTCATCCCGTTGCCGGTCGTTTGCCTGGTCACATGAACGTATTGCTGGCAGAAGCAAAAGTCCCGTATGACATCGTGCTAGAAATGGACGAGATAAACGACGACTTTGCTGATACCGATACCGTTCTGGTTATTGGCGCGAACGACACGGTAAACCCAGCGGCAATGGAAGATCCACGTAGCCCAATCGCCGGTATGCCGGTGTTGGAAGTGTGGAAAGCGCAGAATGTTATCGTCTTCAAGCGCTCAATGAATACCGGCTATGCTGGCGTTCAAAACCCATTGTTCTTCAAAGACAATACCCAAATGCTGTTTGGTGATGCGAAAGCCAGCGTAGAAGCTATTCTGCGCGCGCTGTAA
- the pntA gene encoding Re/Si-specific NAD(P)(+) transhydrogenase subunit alpha, whose product MRIGIPRERLANEARVAATPKTVEQLLKLGFTVAIENGAGKLASFDDAAFQQAGAEIVGYEDIWQSDVILKVNAPEDEEIALMNPGSTLISFIWPAQNQDLLQKLAERQVTVMAMDSVPRISRAQSLDALSSMANIAGYRAIVEAAHEFGRFFTGQITAAGKVPPAKVMVIGAGVAGLAAIGAAGSLGAIVRAFDTRPEVKEQVQSMGAEFLELDFEEEAGSGDGYAKVMSPAFIKAEMELFAAQAKDVDIIVTTALIPGKPAPRLITKEMVESMKPGSVIVDLAAQTGGNCELTVADTVTETPNGVKIIGYTDLPSRLPTQSSQLYATNLVNLLKLLCKEKDGTLNVDFDDTVIRGVTVVKTGEVTWPAPPIQVSAQPKAKAAEPVAAKEPEKPASPFKKYIILAVAIILFGWLANVAPKEFLSHFTVFALSCVVGYYVVWNVSHALHTPLMSVTNAISGIIVVGAVLQIGHGGWITFFAFIAVLIASINIFGGFTVTQRMLKMFRKN is encoded by the coding sequence ATGCGTATTGGTATACCCAGAGAGCGGTTGGCCAATGAAGCCCGTGTAGCAGCCACGCCGAAAACGGTAGAGCAGCTACTGAAATTGGGTTTTACCGTGGCGATCGAAAACGGTGCTGGCAAATTAGCGAGCTTCGATGATGCGGCATTCCAGCAGGCTGGAGCCGAAATTGTTGGTTATGAAGATATTTGGCAATCTGACGTCATTTTAAAAGTGAATGCGCCAGAGGATGAAGAAATTGCTCTGATGAATCCGGGCAGTACTTTAATCAGCTTCATTTGGCCTGCGCAAAACCAAGATCTACTACAAAAATTGGCAGAGCGTCAGGTTACCGTCATGGCGATGGATTCCGTGCCGCGTATTTCTCGCGCCCAATCCCTCGACGCCCTGAGCTCCATGGCAAACATCGCGGGTTATCGTGCCATTGTTGAAGCCGCGCACGAATTCGGGCGCTTCTTTACCGGACAGATCACCGCCGCAGGTAAAGTTCCTCCTGCCAAAGTGATGGTCATCGGTGCTGGCGTGGCTGGTTTAGCTGCGATCGGTGCAGCGGGAAGCCTAGGTGCCATAGTTCGCGCCTTCGATACACGCCCTGAAGTGAAAGAGCAGGTGCAAAGCATGGGCGCTGAGTTCCTTGAGTTAGACTTCGAGGAAGAGGCTGGCAGCGGCGATGGCTACGCTAAGGTGATGTCTCCGGCATTCATTAAAGCCGAGATGGAACTGTTCGCCGCTCAGGCGAAAGACGTGGATATTATCGTTACCACGGCGCTGATTCCGGGTAAACCTGCTCCACGCTTGATTACCAAAGAAATGGTTGAATCCATGAAGCCGGGCAGCGTGATTGTCGATTTGGCGGCGCAAACCGGTGGTAACTGCGAATTGACCGTCGCGGACACGGTAACCGAAACGCCAAACGGCGTGAAAATCATCGGCTATACCGATCTGCCAAGCCGGTTGCCAACGCAGTCTTCTCAGCTTTATGCCACCAACTTGGTAAACCTGTTAAAACTGCTGTGCAAAGAGAAAGACGGCACGCTTAACGTTGATTTCGACGATACCGTTATTCGCGGTGTTACCGTCGTTAAAACCGGTGAAGTGACGTGGCCAGCACCGCCAATTCAGGTTTCTGCTCAGCCAAAAGCGAAAGCAGCTGAACCTGTTGCGGCCAAAGAGCCAGAGAAACCGGCTTCTCCATTCAAAAAATATATCATTCTTGCCGTCGCCATTATCCTGTTTGGTTGGCTGGCGAATGTCGCACCAAAAGAGTTTCTTTCGCACTTTACCGTTTTCGCGCTTTCGTGCGTGGTCGGTTATTACGTTGTGTGGAATGTCAGTCACGCACTGCATACGCCATTAATGTCGGTAACCAACGCGATTTCAGGGATTATCGTGGTGGGGGCGGTGCTGCAAATTGGCCACGGCGGCTGGATCACTTTCTTTGCTTTTATCGCCGTGCTGATTGCCAGCATTAACATTTTTGGTGGATTCACCGTGACTCAGCGCATGCTGAAAATGTTCCGCAAGAACTAA
- a CDS encoding amino acid permease codes for MDKKLGLTALTALVLSSMLGAGVFSLPQNMAAVASPAALLIGWTITGVGILFLAFAMLLLTRLRPDLDGGIFTYAKEGFGELIGFCSAWGYWLCAVIANVSYLVIVFAALSFFTDSAGHTVFGDGNTWQAIVGESILLWVVHFLILRGVKTAAGINLAATLAKLLPLGLFVVLAAMAFKLDTFKIDFTGIKLGVPVWEQVKDTMLYTLWVFIGVEGAVVVSARAKHKKDVGLATMLAVISALVVYLLITLLSLGVMPRAELAEIRNPSMAGLMVNMMGPIGEIIIAAGLIVSVCGAYLSWTIMAAEVPFLASQQGAFPKIFGKQNSKEAPASSLWLTNGAVQVTLIIIWLTGANYNNLLTIASEMILVPYFLVGAFLLKVGRQKQDKRIMFAAYGACAYGLWLIYASGITHLLMSVMLYAPGLLVFMFARRGLESKKDLCGMERMGIFLLLLATFPAAWFMFG; via the coding sequence TTGGATAAAAAACTCGGACTCACCGCCCTAACGGCTCTGGTACTCAGCTCTATGCTAGGGGCTGGCGTTTTTAGTCTGCCGCAAAATATGGCAGCCGTAGCCAGTCCCGCCGCATTGCTGATCGGTTGGACTATCACCGGCGTTGGCATTTTGTTCCTCGCCTTCGCTATGCTGTTACTGACCAGACTTCGCCCTGACTTAGACGGCGGTATTTTTACCTACGCCAAAGAAGGGTTCGGTGAGCTGATCGGTTTTTGCTCAGCCTGGGGATATTGGCTATGCGCGGTTATTGCGAACGTGTCATATCTGGTGATCGTTTTTGCTGCGCTGAGTTTTTTTACTGATTCGGCGGGTCATACCGTCTTTGGCGACGGTAATACGTGGCAGGCTATCGTCGGCGAGTCTATTTTGCTTTGGGTGGTTCACTTCCTGATCCTACGCGGCGTGAAAACGGCAGCGGGCATCAACCTAGCCGCGACGCTGGCTAAGCTGTTGCCTCTGGGGCTGTTTGTGGTTCTCGCCGCGATGGCGTTCAAGCTTGATACTTTCAAGATTGATTTTACCGGCATCAAACTGGGTGTTCCTGTTTGGGAACAGGTAAAAGACACGATGCTCTACACGCTATGGGTATTCATCGGCGTCGAGGGTGCGGTGGTGGTTTCTGCACGCGCCAAGCATAAGAAAGATGTTGGCTTAGCCACCATGCTGGCCGTAATTTCGGCGTTAGTGGTTTACCTGCTCATCACCCTGCTTTCACTGGGTGTGATGCCTCGCGCTGAACTGGCTGAAATCCGCAATCCATCCATGGCCGGTTTGATGGTGAATATGATGGGGCCAATCGGTGAGATTATTATTGCCGCCGGGCTGATTGTATCAGTGTGCGGTGCCTACTTGAGCTGGACGATTATGGCTGCGGAAGTGCCCTTCCTCGCCTCTCAGCAAGGCGCGTTCCCTAAGATTTTCGGTAAACAAAATAGCAAGGAAGCCCCTGCGTCATCGCTTTGGCTAACCAATGGAGCGGTTCAAGTTACGCTGATTATCATCTGGCTGACGGGAGCAAACTACAATAACTTGCTGACAATCGCTTCAGAGATGATCTTGGTGCCTTATTTCTTAGTCGGCGCGTTCCTGTTAAAAGTGGGTCGTCAGAAGCAAGACAAACGAATTATGTTTGCCGCCTACGGCGCCTGTGCTTATGGTCTATGGCTGATTTATGCTTCCGGCATCACACATCTGCTGATGTCTGTCATGCTGTATGCGCCCGGTCTGTTGGTCTTTATGTTTGCTCGTCGTGGTTTAGAGAGCAAAAAAGATCTGTGCGGAATGGAGCGCATGGGCATCTTCTTGCTGCTGCTTGCAACCTTCCCAGCTGCATGGTTTATGTTTGGTTAA